ATCTTTGGGCAGTTTGCCGGCGGCGGTGTTGATCGCGGCCTGGACTTCCTGGGCGGCGGTGTCGATGCTTTTGTCGAGGGTGAATTGCAGGGTCAGGATGGTCGAGCCCAGGGCGCTGCTCGAGGTCATCTGGGTCACGCCGGGGATGGCGCTGAATTGCACTTCAAGCGGCGTGGCCACCGACGAGGCCATGGTCTCCGGGTTGGCACCGGGCAGCTGCGCGGCCACCTGAATGGTCGGGAATTCCGCTTCCGGCAGTGGCGCGATCGACAGTCGCGGGAAGGCGATGACGCCGAGCAATATAAGGGCAAAGGTCAGCAGGACCGTCGCCACCGGATGATCGATGCACCACGCGGAAATGGAACCGTGGCCCTTCATGGTTTTGGCTCCGACTGGACCACTTGCGGTGGCTCGCTCAGTACCTGAACCGTCGAGCCGGGTTTGAGTCTCGATTGGCCGTCGCTGACCAGCACGTCGCCCGGTTTAACGCCTTTGATAATGTCCTGGCCGCTGCCTTGATAAACCATCTGTACCTGCACGGCTTCGACCTTGTCGCCGTTGACCCTGTACACGAAATGTTGATCGAGCCCGCGTTGTACGACCGTGGGCGGCACCACCAGCGCATTTTTATCCAGCGCCGTCTGAATCTTTACCGTCACCAGCAGGCCCGGCCAGAGTTTCTGTGCGGGGTTGGCGAATTCGGCCTTGGCGCGGATGGTGCCGGTGTTGGCGTTGATCTGGTTGTCGATCAGGGTCAGGTGACCTTCGCCCAGCAGGTTGCCGGTTTCACCGTCAGTGTCGGCGCCGATGTAAGCCTTGACCGGTGCTTGCTGTGGATTGTTGATCAGGCCTTGCAGGGTCGGCAGCATTTGCTGCGGCAGGGAAAACTCCACGGCGATCGGGTCGATCTGGGTCACCGTGAACAGACCTTGGGTGTCGGTCATGCGCAGGAAGTTGCCTTCATCGACTGTGCGAATACCAACGCGACCGGTGACTGGCGAGCGAATCTGTGTGTAGGAAAGCTGCACCAGAGCGGCGTCGATGGATGCCTGA
The Pseudomonas sp. GR 6-02 genome window above contains:
- a CDS encoding efflux RND transporter periplasmic adaptor subunit, which produces MRIQKKTALLAALLIALAATGVWYATKPAATKLAAPTAIPVRVVSVVEKDVPRYVSGIGSVLSLHSVVVRPQIDGILTKLLVKEGQLVNQGDLLATLDDRSIRASLDQARAQLGESQAQLQVAQVNLKRYKLLRVDDGVSKQTYDQQQALVNQLKATAQGNQASIDAALVQLSYTQIRSPVTGRVGIRTVDEGNFLRMTDTQGLFTVTQIDPIAVEFSLPQQMLPTLQGLINNPQQAPVKAYIGADTDGETGNLLGEGHLTLIDNQINANTGTIRAKAEFANPAQKLWPGLLVTVKIQTALDKNALVVPPTVVQRGLDQHFVYRVNGDKVEAVQVQMVYQGSGQDIIKGVKPGDVLVSDGQSRLKPGSTVQVLSEPPQVVQSEPKP